In the genome of Longimicrobiaceae bacterium, the window CGTCAGCCAGCAGGTCTGGGTGATGGAGGGGCGGCTGGAGCTTTCGCTGGGAGAGGTCAACCACCGCCTGGACGCGGGCGACTGCCTGGCGATGCGCCTGGACGGGCCCACCGTGTTCCGTAACCCGGGAGCCGAGCCCGTGCGCTATGTCGTCGCCCTGGCGGCGGACGCGGTGCCGGGGCGGGCCGCAGCCACGGGCCACCGCGGAGGCGCATCGTGACGGAGCAGCCGGGAGCGCCGTTCGCCATCCGCCGCCTTACGACTGAGGAGGCGAGGGCGCGCATCGCAGACCTTGGCGCGGTGCTCGCCGACTGCGTGGAAGGCGGCGCGTCGGTCGGCTTCATGGCGCCGCTCTCGCGCGAGACGGCGGACCGGTTCTGGCAGCGCGTGGTGGATGGCGTCGCGGCGGGCGAACGGGTGCTCCTGGTCGCGGAGGATAGGTCGACGGGGGAGATTGCCGGCACGGTCCAGGTCGTGCTGGCGATGCCGGAGAATCAGCCGCACCGCGGAGACATCGCGAAGATGCTGGTGCGCCGCTCGGCCCGGCGGCAGGGGCTCGCCGGCAGGCTGATGCTCGCCGCCGCGGATGCCGCCCTCGCCGCCGGGAAGACGCTGCTCGTGCTGGACACCGTCACCGGGAGCGACGCGGAGCGCCTTTACGCGCAGCTGGGTTGGACGCGCGTCGGCGTGGTGCCGGGATACGCGCTGTGGCCGGACGGGCGGCCGTGCGACACGACCATCTTCTACAAGAACCTGGCGCCCGAACCCGCGACGTAGCCCGCTCGTCCGCCGAACCGTCCAATACAGCCGCAGATTCCGTGCGTACGATCTTCCTCGCTGCGATTCTCCCACTCCTTATCTCGCCCCCATCGAGCGTTGCGCAGGGGCACGCGTCGTATTCGCTGTCCGCGCATCCGGCCGCGGTCGTGGACGCGCGTTACACGGGCGCGGAGGGCGCGCGCGTCCGCGGCGTCCGCACGTACCGCCGCCTGGGCGACGCGCTGGCGGATGCGCCCGCGGCGAACGCGCGGCCGTACGTCATCCTGCTGCGCGCCGGCCGGTATCGCGAGAAGCTGACGGTGGACAAGGCGAACGTCACGCTGCTCGGCGAGGATCGCGACGCGACGGTGCTCACGTACGACGCGGCGTCGGACACGCGCGGGCCCACGGGCGAGCCGTACGGCACGCGCGGCAGCTACACGCTGCGTATTGCCGCGCCGGACTTCCGGGCGGAGAACCTGACCGTCGAGAACGCGTTCGACTATCCCGCCAACGCGGCGAAGCCGGACGGCGATTCCACCAGGTTCCGCAACACGCAGGCGGTCGCGGTGATAACGGACACCGGCAGCGACCGGGCGGCGTTCGTGAACGTGAAGCTATCCGGCTATCAGGACACGGTTTTCGCCAACGTGGGGCGGCACTGGTTCAGCCGGTGCATCATTCTGGGGAACGTGGATTTCATCTTCGGGGCGGGACAGGCGGTCTTCGACGACTGCGACATCGTCTCGCGCGACCGCGGCAACGCCACGAACAACGGCTACGTCGTGGCGCCCAGCACGTCCCTGGCGCGGCCGTACGGCTTCCTGTTCATCCACAGCCGGCTGAAGAAAGAGAGCGCGAGCATGGCGCCCGGCTCCGTCGCGCTCGGCCGTCCGTGGCATCCCTCGGCCGATGCGCAGGCGGTGGGGAGCGCAGTGTTCGTGGACTGCTGGATGGATGACCACATCAGCGCCGCGGGCTGGGACCGCCTGTCGAGCGTGAACGCCGGCGTCGCGCGCATCTGGTTCGAGCCGGGAGATGCGCGGCTGTTCGAGCTTCGCAGCACCGGCCCCGGCGCCGCCGCCAGCCCGTCGCGCCGCGTTCTCTCCGCGGCGGATGCGGCGTACTACTCGCCCGACGCGGTGCTGGCCGGGTGGACGCCCTGGCGGTGATCAAGAGGATGCGGCCGATGTGATCAGTTCGGCAGAACCGTGGCCGGGAGCAGGCATGCTGGTAGCGGCATCCGCATAGGCCGGCGTCCCGATGCGATGAACGCACCATACGGCGGGCAGCATTGAGGCGGATGTCGAGCTTCGGTGTGACGGAGAGGCGGCCGTCGGCTGCTGGCGCCGGGATTGCGGCGGGATTTCGGGTGGGCGGCGGAGGCGTGAACCCGAGAGCGAGGAGCACCCATGACGAGGACGGTGGTGGCGCAGGGAATCGCGCTCGGGGTGCTGCTCGCCGGTGGATGCGCGCCGGCGGGCGCGGGGCCGGAGCCGGATCCGGGTGTCGCGGCCGATTCGGGCGCGGTGGAGGTGCACGAGGGCAGACGCGGGTTGGCGGATGCGCGGGAGTGGCGCGGCTCCAACCCCGCTCGCGTGGAGGACCTGCTGGTGGGGCGATTCGCGGGCGTGGACGTGACGCGCGTGCCGGGCGGCGGGCTGTCGGTGCGCATCCGCGGCGCTTCGTCGATCATCGGCGGCGGGGAGCCGCTGTACGTGATCGACGGGCAGACGATCGAGCCCGGGCCGGGCGGCGCGCTGATGGGCATCAACCCGCAGGACATCGACCGCATCCAGGTGCTCAAGGACGCCGGCGACATCGCGTTCTACGGCGCGCGCGGCGGCAACGGCGTGGTGCTGATCACCACTAAGCGCGGCCAGTAGGCTACCGCCAGAATGCCGACAACCGGCCTCACGCGGAGACGCGGAGGACGCGGAGAACGGCACAGAGGCGAGTTTTTCTCCGCGATCCCACGCCTCCGCGTGAGCATTGGAACGGACGACGAGAACGGCGCCGCGGGTAAGCCAAAAAGGAACCGCCCTGCATCTGGTAGATGCGGGGCGGTTTCGTGTGGCCGTGCTTCACATCTACCGAAGCGCCGTCCTGCTCAGCGGAAGGCGAGAGGGTAGACGAGGCGGGCGCGGTGGGCGCGGACGACGGTATCCGGGAGCTTCGCCAGCGCGTCCGCGTAGGCGTCGCCGCCGTAGGCGAGGCGGGCGCGGAGGAGCGGCTGGAGGAAGAGGTCCGCCTCCGCAGCGACGATCTGCTCGCCGGGCCAATGCTTGGCCGGGTCGGTGTACGGCGCCACGTAGTCCAGCGCCGCGCGGATGCTGCCGCCGGTCGGCGCGCGGTAGCCCCACAGGTCCACGCCTACGTTGCGGCCCAGGTCCGCGAGGCGGGTCAGCGCGTCGAGGTTGAAGCCGCTGTAGTGCAGCGACTGCGTGCGTCCCAGCTCCTCGGGCTGCGAGCCGTCGGGCTTGATCTGCGCGGCGATGCGGAGCGTCGTCGCCTCCTCCGCCGTGGCGCGGACGAACGCCGTGTCACCAACGAAGAGCGCGATGCCCACGGCCTGCGCATCGTACCAAGTGCCGTGGTTGTTGGTGGCGGCGTGCTCGTCCCGGCCGTACTTGTGGGTGCGCATCCAGCCCAGGAACTCGCGCATCCACTGCCGCATCCCCCGCGCGTCGTCGGCCGTCCAGCTTGGCGAGCCCTCGATCATCCCCACGTAGTCGCCCAGCGCGCCGTACTCCCGCGTGTCGATCAGGCCGATGCCGCGGCCCTCCACCACGCCGGGGATGGACT includes:
- a CDS encoding pectinesterase family protein, which produces MDARYTGAEGARVRGVRTYRRLGDALADAPAANARPYVILLRAGRYREKLTVDKANVTLLGEDRDATVLTYDAASDTRGPTGEPYGTRGSYTLRIAAPDFRAENLTVENAFDYPANAAKPDGDSTRFRNTQAVAVITDTGSDRAAFVNVKLSGYQDTVFANVGRHWFSRCIILGNVDFIFGAGQAVFDDCDIVSRDRGNATNNGYVVAPSTSLARPYGFLFIHSRLKKESASMAPGSVALGRPWHPSADAQAVGSAVFVDCWMDDHISAAGWDRLSSVNAGVARIWFEPGDARLFELRSTGPGAAASPSRRVLSAADAAYYSPDAVLAGWTPWR
- a CDS encoding TonB-dependent receptor plug domain-containing protein, which translates into the protein MTRTVVAQGIALGVLLAGGCAPAGAGPEPDPGVAADSGAVEVHEGRRGLADAREWRGSNPARVEDLLVGRFAGVDVTRVPGGGLSVRIRGASSIIGGGEPLYVIDGQTIEPGPGGALMGINPQDIDRIQVLKDAGDIAFYGARGGNGVVLITTKRGQ
- a CDS encoding alginate lyase family protein, whose protein sequence is MGAVAAVALHLSVFSVDAQQASAAGHASHAYSVTALQASAGDAPRVFLLRGDELRAAKQRIASGDAALRPAYDRLIVLADSALMAGPFSVVDKTRTPPSGDKHDYMSMGPYWWPDSTKANGLPYIRRDGLRNPEGTRGFDAPRNAAMVDAVETLALAYYLTGREPYAQHATLLLRTWFLDPDTRMNPNLKYGQSIPGVVEGRGIGLIDTREYGALGDYVGMIEGSPSWTADDARGMRQWMREFLGWMRTHKYGRDEHAATNNHGTWYDAQAVGIALFVGDTAFVRATAEEATTLRIAAQIKPDGSQPEELGRTQSLHYSGFNLDALTRLADLGRNVGVDLWGYRAPTGGSIRAALDYVAPYTDPAKHWPGEQIVAAEADLFLQPLLRARLAYGGDAYADALAKLPDTVVRAHRARLVYPLAFR
- a CDS encoding GNAT family N-acetyltransferase, which codes for MTEQPGAPFAIRRLTTEEARARIADLGAVLADCVEGGASVGFMAPLSRETADRFWQRVVDGVAAGERVLLVAEDRSTGEIAGTVQVVLAMPENQPHRGDIAKMLVRRSARRQGLAGRLMLAAADAALAAGKTLLVLDTVTGSDAERLYAQLGWTRVGVVPGYALWPDGRPCDTTIFYKNLAPEPAT